In Streptomyces qaidamensis, one DNA window encodes the following:
- a CDS encoding ABC transporter substrate-binding protein: MPVGRRQVLAAGSLTAAGAALGAGRGYAAKPGEETKSLEQLYREAKAEGGALTVYAGGDTATQQDGNKAAFEKAFPGITLNIVVDYSKFHDARIDNQLATGSLVPDVVQLQTLQDYPRWKHEGALLPYKPAGFSRVHPAFKDPDGAWTGIFVDAFSTIYNVDKAGGTAPASARDLLDPRWKGKIVSTYPNDDDAVLYLYSLIVDKYGWDWLRRFVAQDVAWVRGTQEPADRVEAGSAAVALGTDGMLTPAAGVKTRFVLPKRDPFMAWAQRAAIFRRAKHPAAAKLYLNWWLSKQTQSDFYMWSVRTDVQPHEGYRPIWEYRNAHLDGFENFMANRGLAERLRQQITLYVGEVAGAPSPGWLGLHPGR; encoded by the coding sequence ATGCCGGTCGGACGACGTCAGGTACTCGCCGCAGGTTCACTCACGGCCGCCGGGGCCGCACTGGGCGCCGGAAGGGGATACGCCGCGAAGCCCGGCGAGGAGACCAAGAGCCTCGAACAGCTGTACCGCGAGGCCAAGGCGGAGGGTGGCGCCCTCACCGTCTACGCCGGCGGCGACACCGCCACCCAGCAGGACGGCAACAAGGCCGCCTTCGAGAAGGCGTTCCCCGGCATCACGCTGAACATCGTCGTGGACTACAGCAAGTTCCACGACGCCCGCATCGACAACCAGCTGGCCACCGGCTCCCTCGTCCCGGATGTCGTACAACTGCAGACCCTGCAGGACTACCCCCGCTGGAAGCACGAAGGCGCCCTGCTCCCCTACAAGCCGGCCGGCTTCTCCCGCGTCCACCCGGCCTTCAAGGACCCCGACGGCGCGTGGACCGGCATCTTCGTCGACGCCTTCTCCACCATCTACAACGTCGACAAAGCCGGCGGCACGGCGCCTGCCTCGGCCCGAGACCTCCTCGACCCGCGCTGGAAAGGGAAGATCGTCTCGACCTATCCGAACGACGACGACGCTGTGCTGTACCTGTACAGCCTCATCGTCGACAAGTACGGCTGGGACTGGCTGCGGCGGTTCGTCGCCCAGGACGTGGCCTGGGTGCGGGGCACGCAGGAACCCGCTGACCGGGTCGAGGCCGGCAGCGCGGCCGTCGCACTGGGCACGGACGGCATGCTGACCCCGGCGGCGGGCGTGAAGACCCGCTTCGTCCTCCCGAAGCGCGACCCGTTCATGGCCTGGGCCCAGCGCGCCGCCATCTTCCGGCGCGCGAAGCATCCCGCCGCCGCGAAGCTGTACCTGAACTGGTGGCTGTCGAAGCAGACGCAGTCCGACTTCTACATGTGGTCGGTGCGCACCGACGTCCAGCCCCACGAGGGCTACCGCCCCATCTGGGAGTACCGCAACGCCCACCTCGACGGCTTCGAAAACTTCATGGCGAACCGGGGCCTCGCCGAGCGCCTCAGGCAACAGATCACGCTCTACGTCGGCGAGGTGGCGGGGGCGCCCTCCCCGGGGTGGCTCGGCCTGCACCCCGGGCGCTGA
- a CDS encoding helix-turn-helix domain-containing protein, with the protein MGRREKPVDPSAGPVQRLAHDLRLLREKAGKPPYREMAQRAGYSTTALSQAAAGDQLPTLAVVCAYAEALDADPDEWEARWREADAELRTPSADERAPYRGLARFEPDDSDLFFGREALVRELRHLARAHRFAAVFGPSGSGKSSLLRAGLIPLLRQGEGTDRPAVVRVLTPGERPAHTHRQALVPQDGELDTWVLVDQFEELFTLCHDRGERDRFLGLLLSARAPESRLRVVVAVRGDFYGHCAEHRELAEAVRHANLLVGPMSGDELREVVTGPATAAGLNVERVLTARILEEVGDQPGALPMLSHALLETWRRRRGRTLTLAAYEEAGGVRGAIAATAEQVYGDLDEDQARTARRILLRLIAPGDRTADTRRPASRSELGPGAPDVLERLASARLVALDGDTVELAHEALITGWPRLAGWIEESRDRLRAQRALGEAAHAWEELDRDPGALYRGTRLDRAEELFGRQRETRDKEQDDDLTRSERAFLSASAAARDAEREAETRAARRTRVLTVGLSLFLVLALAAGLVAWQRDRVSEEEAAKAAARRLATVAESLLATDPRTASLLGAAAWRIAPLTESRSALLGALTQPEQDAFTDPQTGVNVRRFLTGQGRTLLRAEGSRVTIWDVAEHHRTGAYHLPSGAEASDVGPDGRFLVLTGADSDTLWNLPEGRPAADLGDAYLGAVAPDGDAYLIQPFDGPDQVRVRRTDDGKVLFTTGVSRGLTTAALSSGGRVAAICPAEGPPQVWDTAHGRQLPGAWQKADKTVCGTGSGADGGDRLLRLSADGRRLTVVHGTAATVWDVRSGHVVADFASGGTTGFAQADLSPDGEFLATADDQEISVWRLTAGGVQVFRRPLAGAEISGLTWTPDHGRRILRYLDRATVHTFDLTDRLSAPWQNNPADATLLDPDGTTLATATRSGDGYRLELRSTTTDAVLARSTLGPLPNAGDDEIPQLAFSPDGRTLAVADTTASGGSLRQRFTVWDVRAHTVRTSFTTSGAADRPVSALALGAGGRTLLAVRSAGDGEAAEVWDTRTHRGPRTLRGLFGQTVAVRPDGRLLVGSADQYADLPSGKVTGWALADGREVTALAFSPDGTRLAVGDTTGHVTLWDGDLRHAAGVLTGTADTAPSSQTEAVGALAFSSDGRTLAVGGAGGTLRLWDTASQQLLGGDLPTPGDEIRSLAFGRNDGTVYATGPNVVLQRHPIAPDAAVRAVCERAGGGLTREQWRRSVPDAPYRQVCPPAH; encoded by the coding sequence GTGGGCCGACGCGAGAAACCGGTGGACCCCAGCGCCGGGCCGGTGCAGCGCCTCGCGCACGACCTGCGGCTGCTGAGGGAGAAAGCCGGAAAGCCGCCGTACCGGGAGATGGCGCAGCGGGCGGGCTACTCCACGACCGCGCTGTCCCAGGCCGCGGCTGGCGACCAGCTGCCGACCCTGGCGGTCGTGTGTGCCTACGCGGAAGCACTCGACGCCGATCCGGACGAGTGGGAGGCCCGCTGGCGCGAGGCGGACGCCGAGCTGCGCACTCCCTCGGCCGACGAACGGGCTCCGTACCGCGGGCTGGCCCGCTTCGAGCCGGACGACAGCGACCTGTTCTTCGGCCGGGAGGCGCTGGTCCGCGAACTGCGGCATCTGGCACGCGCACACCGCTTCGCGGCGGTGTTCGGGCCCTCCGGCAGCGGCAAGTCCTCGCTGCTCCGGGCCGGTCTCATCCCGCTGCTGCGGCAGGGCGAGGGTACCGACCGTCCGGCGGTGGTCCGGGTCCTCACCCCCGGTGAGCGGCCCGCCCACACGCACCGGCAGGCGCTCGTTCCGCAGGACGGTGAGCTGGACACCTGGGTACTCGTCGACCAGTTCGAGGAGCTGTTCACCCTCTGCCACGACCGCGGGGAGCGGGACCGCTTCCTGGGCCTGCTGCTCAGCGCGCGGGCGCCGGAGAGCCGCCTGCGGGTGGTGGTCGCGGTACGGGGCGACTTCTACGGGCACTGTGCCGAGCACCGGGAGCTGGCGGAGGCGGTTCGTCACGCGAACCTGCTGGTCGGGCCGATGAGCGGGGACGAGCTGCGGGAGGTCGTCACCGGCCCCGCCACCGCGGCGGGGCTCAATGTGGAGCGGGTGCTGACCGCGCGGATCCTGGAGGAGGTCGGCGATCAGCCGGGTGCGCTGCCGATGCTCTCGCATGCCCTGCTGGAGACGTGGCGCCGTCGCCGGGGCCGCACACTGACGCTGGCCGCCTACGAGGAGGCGGGCGGTGTGCGCGGGGCGATCGCCGCCACCGCCGAGCAGGTGTACGGCGACCTGGACGAGGACCAAGCCCGTACGGCCCGGCGCATCCTGCTGCGGTTGATCGCCCCAGGAGACCGCACGGCCGACACACGCCGCCCGGCGTCCCGGTCCGAGCTGGGGCCGGGTGCGCCGGACGTCCTGGAACGTCTGGCTTCCGCCCGTCTGGTGGCCCTGGACGGCGACACCGTGGAACTCGCCCACGAGGCCCTGATCACCGGCTGGCCGCGCCTCGCCGGCTGGATCGAGGAGAGTCGGGACCGGCTGCGCGCCCAGCGGGCCCTGGGCGAGGCCGCCCACGCCTGGGAGGAGCTGGACCGTGACCCCGGTGCGTTGTACCGGGGAACCCGGCTGGACCGCGCCGAGGAGCTGTTCGGCAGACAGCGGGAGACACGGGACAAGGAGCAGGACGACGACCTCACTCGGTCGGAGCGGGCCTTCCTGAGCGCCTCGGCCGCGGCCCGTGACGCCGAGCGGGAGGCCGAGACGCGCGCGGCCCGCCGTACGCGGGTGCTCACCGTCGGGCTCTCCCTGTTCCTCGTCCTCGCGCTGGCCGCCGGACTCGTCGCCTGGCAGCGCGACCGGGTGAGCGAGGAGGAGGCCGCCAAGGCCGCCGCCCGCCGCCTGGCCACCGTCGCCGAGAGCCTGCTCGCCACCGACCCCCGCACGGCCTCACTGCTCGGCGCCGCCGCGTGGCGGATCGCCCCGCTCACCGAGTCCCGCTCGGCCCTGCTGGGCGCGCTCACCCAGCCGGAACAGGACGCCTTCACCGACCCGCAGACCGGCGTGAACGTCCGGCGCTTCCTCACCGGCCAGGGCCGCACCCTGCTCAGAGCCGAGGGCAGCCGCGTCACCATCTGGGACGTGGCCGAGCACCACCGCACGGGCGCCTACCACCTGCCGAGCGGAGCGGAGGCGTCCGACGTCGGCCCGGACGGCCGGTTCCTCGTCCTGACGGGGGCGGACAGCGACACCCTGTGGAACCTCCCCGAGGGGAGGCCCGCCGCCGATCTGGGCGACGCGTACCTCGGGGCGGTCGCGCCCGACGGAGACGCGTATCTCATCCAGCCGTTCGACGGACCCGACCAGGTGCGGGTCCGGCGAACGGACGACGGCAAGGTCCTCTTCACCACCGGTGTCTCCCGGGGACTCACCACGGCGGCCCTCAGTTCCGGCGGACGTGTGGCCGCCATCTGCCCCGCCGAGGGCCCACCCCAGGTGTGGGACACCGCGCACGGCAGGCAGCTGCCCGGAGCCTGGCAGAAAGCGGACAAGACCGTGTGCGGCACCGGCTCGGGAGCGGACGGCGGCGACCGGCTGCTGCGCCTCAGCGCGGACGGCAGGCGGCTGACCGTGGTCCACGGGACAGCGGCCACCGTCTGGGACGTCCGCAGTGGGCACGTCGTCGCCGACTTCGCCAGCGGCGGCACCACCGGATTCGCCCAAGCCGACCTCTCGCCCGACGGAGAGTTCCTCGCCACGGCCGACGACCAGGAGATCTCCGTATGGCGGCTGACCGCGGGCGGCGTACAGGTCTTCCGCCGACCGCTGGCCGGCGCGGAGATCAGCGGGCTGACGTGGACCCCGGACCACGGCCGCCGGATTCTGCGCTACCTCGACCGCGCCACCGTGCACACCTTCGACCTCACCGACCGCCTCAGCGCCCCCTGGCAGAACAATCCGGCCGACGCCACGCTCCTCGACCCGGACGGCACCACCCTCGCCACCGCCACCCGGTCCGGGGACGGCTACCGCCTCGAGCTGCGCTCCACCACCACGGACGCCGTCCTCGCCCGGAGCACGCTCGGCCCCTTGCCGAACGCCGGCGACGACGAAATCCCACAGCTGGCCTTCAGCCCGGACGGCCGCACGCTCGCCGTCGCAGACACCACTGCCTCGGGCGGATCCCTGCGGCAGCGCTTCACCGTGTGGGACGTACGGGCCCACACGGTCCGGACGAGCTTCACCACCTCCGGAGCGGCCGACCGCCCCGTGTCCGCGCTCGCCCTGGGCGCCGGCGGACGCACGTTGCTCGCCGTGCGCTCCGCCGGCGACGGCGAGGCGGCGGAGGTCTGGGACACCCGGACCCACCGCGGCCCGCGAACTCTGCGCGGCCTCTTCGGGCAGACCGTGGCCGTGCGGCCGGACGGCCGGCTGCTCGTCGGCTCCGCCGACCAGTACGCCGACCTGCCCTCGGGCAAGGTCACCGGGTGGGCGCTGGCCGACGGCCGCGAGGTCACCGCTCTCGCCTTCAGTCCCGACGGCACCCGGCTCGCCGTGGGTGACACCACCGGGCACGTGACCCTCTGGGACGGCGACCTGCGGCACGCCGCCGGTGTCCTGACCGGCACCGCCGACACGGCTCCGAGCAGCCAGACGGAGGCCGTGGGCGCACTGGCCTTCTCCTCCGACGGCCGCACACTCGCCGTGGGGGGAGCAGGCGGGACCCTGCGGTTGTGGGACACCGCCAGCCAGCAGCTGCTCGGCGGCGACCTGCCCACGCCCGGGGACGAGATCCGCTCGCTCGCCTTCGGCCGGAACGACGGCACGGTCTATGCCACCGGCCCGAACGTGGTGCTGCAACGCCACCCCATCGCCCCCGACGCGGCCGTGCGCGCCGTCTGCGAGCGTGCCGGTGGCGGGCTGACCCGGGAGCAGTGGCGACGGAGCGTCCCCGACGCGCCGTACCGGCAGGTCTGCCCGCCTGCGCACTGA
- a CDS encoding MerR family transcriptional regulator: MFSIGAFAKYGGVSVRMLRHYDAVGLLRPAHVDPHTGYRFYEADQLARLNRVIALKELGLTLDQVRAILDGELEAGELRGMLRLRRAELASAMAADAARMAQVEARLRMIESEGRMSSDDVVIKRIPAMRVAELTAVVESFEPKLITPVITSLYEELWSRMQAAGLRASGAAVAYYEKPEGPVTVHASIPVDSEPAQGHDFSVVDLPEVEAATLVHKGPAEQVIPSVQALARWIDTNGYTSLGPAREVTLSCPHCGDHAVTELQEPVARR, translated from the coding sequence ATGTTCAGCATTGGAGCATTCGCTAAGTACGGCGGCGTATCGGTGCGCATGCTGCGCCACTATGACGCCGTGGGGTTGTTGCGCCCTGCCCACGTCGACCCGCACACCGGCTACCGGTTCTACGAAGCCGACCAACTGGCCCGGCTCAACCGTGTGATCGCGCTCAAGGAGCTTGGTCTCACTCTGGATCAGGTACGGGCCATCCTCGACGGTGAACTGGAGGCGGGTGAGTTGCGCGGGATGCTGCGGTTGCGCCGGGCCGAGCTGGCGTCGGCCATGGCGGCCGACGCGGCGCGGATGGCGCAGGTCGAGGCGAGGCTTCGGATGATCGAGAGTGAGGGACGGATGTCGTCTGACGACGTGGTGATCAAACGGATCCCGGCGATGCGTGTGGCAGAGCTAACGGCCGTTGTGGAGAGCTTCGAGCCGAAACTCATCACCCCGGTGATCACCTCGCTCTATGAGGAGTTGTGGAGCCGGATGCAGGCCGCCGGGCTCCGGGCGAGCGGTGCAGCCGTCGCCTACTACGAGAAGCCCGAGGGGCCGGTGACCGTGCACGCGTCCATCCCCGTCGACTCTGAGCCGGCCCAGGGACACGACTTCTCCGTGGTGGATCTACCGGAGGTGGAGGCCGCGACACTGGTGCACAAAGGGCCGGCAGAGCAGGTCATCCCCAGCGTTCAGGCGCTTGCCCGCTGGATCGACACCAATGGCTATACGTCGCTGGGCCCCGCCCGTGAAGTCACTCTCTCCTGCCCGCACTGCGGCGACCACGCGGTGACCGAGTTGCAAGAGCCGGTCGCCCGCCGCTGA
- a CDS encoding polysaccharide deacetylase family protein encodes MRSRPLLPSLLLLGSLTLTAACAHGTSEPPATASAGARPGSSPSPVRTVDPSKIKGLEIVNDSSEDSSCPFATSYPDVPGAEAMTAAMKKDVERRLASFRSGACTGSGGADGRELNISHQFLVASGDVLGVRLTAQDQSAAADGLFVSTYWYDGKAGAYRTTIKLVADGSRDAFLAAVKDQLKDREGVDAADLDDTFSAPDTRDTALDDTAFTADGGLRVHFDRGDVGVPAAGAQTVTLPKKTITPWLSAFGKRAQRQTMSPSRSLDLGAPHVPAPAVPTHNASGDDDTDCKKVKCIALTFDDGPAVPETATLLTYLAQYKARVTFFTVGQNVAAHPDLVRAEAKAGHEIGNHSWNHPDLTRLTPQQIASQLNRTSTAIKSATGKSPTVFRPPYGAINRTVKAATTLSPVLWDVDTEDWKYRYPAKVAQAVIDKAQPNDVVLMHDIHATTVAAVPQVLRTLTARGYHFVTVSHLRATL; translated from the coding sequence ATGCGCTCTCGCCCCCTGCTCCCTTCCCTCCTGCTGCTCGGCTCGCTCACCCTCACGGCGGCCTGTGCGCACGGAACGTCCGAGCCCCCGGCCACGGCATCCGCCGGTGCGCGGCCCGGCTCGTCGCCGTCCCCGGTCCGGACGGTCGACCCGTCGAAGATCAAGGGCCTGGAGATCGTCAACGACAGCAGCGAGGACAGTTCCTGCCCGTTCGCGACCAGCTACCCGGACGTGCCGGGCGCGGAGGCGATGACGGCCGCGATGAAGAAGGACGTGGAGCGGCGCCTGGCATCCTTCCGTTCGGGGGCGTGCACGGGTTCGGGCGGCGCGGACGGCCGTGAGCTCAACATCAGCCACCAGTTCCTGGTCGCCTCCGGCGACGTGCTCGGCGTCCGCCTCACCGCCCAGGACCAGAGTGCGGCGGCCGACGGGCTGTTCGTCTCGACGTACTGGTACGACGGCAAGGCCGGCGCCTACCGCACGACGATCAAACTCGTGGCCGACGGCTCCCGGGACGCCTTCCTCGCCGCCGTGAAGGATCAGCTCAAGGACCGGGAGGGCGTGGATGCCGCCGACCTGGACGACACGTTCTCCGCCCCGGACACCCGCGACACCGCCCTGGACGACACGGCCTTCACCGCCGACGGCGGACTGCGGGTGCACTTCGACCGCGGCGACGTGGGCGTTCCGGCCGCCGGGGCCCAGACGGTGACCCTCCCCAAGAAGACGATCACGCCATGGCTGTCCGCGTTCGGCAAGCGTGCCCAGCGGCAGACCATGAGCCCCAGCCGTTCACTGGACCTGGGCGCACCGCACGTCCCCGCCCCGGCCGTCCCCACCCACAACGCCTCCGGTGACGACGACACCGACTGCAAGAAGGTCAAGTGCATCGCCCTGACCTTCGACGACGGGCCCGCCGTCCCCGAGACTGCGACCCTGCTGACCTACCTCGCCCAGTACAAGGCGCGCGTGACCTTCTTCACCGTCGGCCAGAACGTGGCCGCCCACCCCGACCTCGTGCGCGCAGAGGCGAAGGCCGGCCACGAGATCGGCAACCACTCCTGGAACCACCCCGACCTCACCCGGCTCACCCCGCAGCAGATCGCCTCCCAGCTCAACCGCACCAGCACCGCCATCAAGAGCGCCACCGGCAAGTCCCCCACCGTCTTCCGTCCGCCCTACGGTGCCATCAACCGCACCGTCAAGGCCGCCACCACCCTCTCGCCGGTGCTGTGGGACGTCGACACCGAGGACTGGAAGTACCGCTACCCCGCCAAGGTCGCCCAGGCCGTCATCGACAAGGCCCAGCCCAACGACGTCGTCCTCATGCACGACATCCACGCCACCACCGTCGCCGCGGTCCCCCAGGTCCTGCGCACCCTCACCGCGCGCGGCTACCACTTCGTGACCGTCAGCCACCTGCGCGCCACGCTGTGA
- a CDS encoding S8 family serine peptidase: protein MRNKRQQTSRRPRGHGRTVCGIAAVLALAGLTMTATVTSAAPIRPAGPSTASPGGLTKPAARVTLLTGDTVDVDGNGRVVEVRPGKGRSGIGYSVRRFAGHTYVVPLDASRLLGSGRLDRRLFDVTKLVEDGYDDAHRGQVPLIVSYKGSSGARNGARDALLTADAEVTHRLSAVHGDALTADKPDAGKVWQALTDSNGGRSPVTAAPGIDRVWLDGRVKTSARDAVAPDPHAGVAQIGAPAAWKAGYDGKGVKVAVLDTGIDATHPDLKGKILKAKDFSGSGSTDDRQGHGTHVASTIVGSGAKSGGKYKGVAPGAELLAGKVLDDTGFGDNSDIIAGMQWAVAQGAEVVNMSLGEDDTPDVDPLEKAVDDLSASSGTLFVIAAGNSGPSDTTVASPGSAAAALAVAAVDRHDKIASWSSRGPTADGRLKPDVAAPGADIIAAKAAHGNEGNDEAPGYVSMSGTSMATPHTAGAAAILAQEHPGWSGERLKAALTASARTLSGVTPYDVGVGRVDLPRAIATTVSSEPSSVDFGTPAPWPHHDDTPVTRTLTYRNDGTRPVTLDLDLTATGPDGKAAPTGMVTVSPARLTVPAGGTAKAAVTADTRLGSADGVYSGAVTASGDGQSVRTALAVDREVETHTLTLVTTRRDGKRDNEPDVTVAGLDTGKQFTPYDDGKARNGRVTLRLPRGRYAISAMTTTPAGRSAQLVAPHLVLDHDSTVALDGRKAKPVKVTAPDRRATLRDGQVVFAARGAKPAYDLAIGTDLDAKDDFLGQIGPSAPAGSFVAQAAGIWQRTATSPAYNLVTTRTGGFFDGLTRTFASTRGMARVNTSVATALAKAETAQTNAWTTPGWPALDQAAFALEGPLRAAPTAKIVQYLSTDRGVRWALGARTQNGTDGEGATAFATSRRFAPDRTYRVTLDGGVHGPIVTPTKVVGGLRIGRYYALCVPMFSDGSGNFSYSAQNRIRTRLTSGSKVIGDFTEDTCPNTYANLRAGTARYKLSITADRSKGYKISDRVTGEWTFTSANTPETRAVAWPLSVVRFHPKLSLTGTAKAGGRITVPLSLQGPAAAKGHLKSLTVKASYDGGRTWKQVPVHAGAGGKSYLTLTNPRKPGTVSFKAALADAAGNTYTGTIRNAYRTVR, encoded by the coding sequence TTGCGGAACAAGCGCCAGCAGACCAGCAGGAGACCGCGCGGGCACGGCAGGACGGTGTGCGGTATCGCCGCCGTGCTGGCCCTGGCCGGTCTCACCATGACCGCGACGGTCACCTCCGCCGCACCGATCAGGCCGGCCGGTCCCTCCACCGCGTCCCCGGGCGGCCTGACGAAGCCGGCCGCGCGCGTGACGCTGCTGACCGGTGACACCGTCGACGTGGACGGCAACGGCCGGGTGGTCGAGGTGCGGCCGGGCAAGGGCCGCAGCGGCATCGGGTACTCGGTACGGCGCTTCGCCGGCCACACCTACGTCGTTCCGCTCGACGCGTCGAGGCTGCTGGGCAGCGGCAGGCTGGACCGCCGTCTGTTCGACGTCACGAAACTGGTCGAGGACGGCTACGACGACGCGCATCGGGGGCAAGTGCCGCTGATCGTCTCCTACAAGGGCTCCAGCGGTGCGCGGAACGGGGCCAGGGACGCTCTCCTCACCGCCGACGCGGAGGTGACGCACCGGTTGTCAGCCGTCCACGGCGACGCGCTGACCGCCGACAAGCCGGACGCGGGCAAGGTGTGGCAGGCGCTGACCGACTCCAACGGTGGCCGCTCCCCTGTGACCGCCGCCCCCGGCATCGACCGGGTGTGGCTGGACGGGCGGGTCAAGACCAGCGCGCGGGACGCCGTCGCTCCCGATCCGCACGCAGGGGTCGCGCAGATCGGTGCCCCGGCGGCCTGGAAGGCGGGCTACGACGGCAAAGGCGTCAAGGTCGCCGTCCTGGACACCGGCATCGACGCCACCCACCCGGACCTCAAGGGCAAGATCCTCAAGGCCAAGGACTTCAGTGGCTCCGGCTCCACCGACGACAGGCAGGGCCACGGCACCCACGTCGCCTCCACCATCGTGGGCTCCGGCGCGAAGAGCGGCGGGAAGTACAAAGGGGTGGCTCCCGGCGCGGAGTTGCTGGCCGGCAAGGTCCTGGACGACACCGGTTTCGGCGACAACTCGGACATCATCGCCGGTATGCAGTGGGCCGTGGCGCAGGGCGCCGAAGTCGTCAACATGAGCCTCGGCGAGGACGACACCCCGGACGTCGACCCCTTGGAGAAGGCCGTTGACGACCTGTCGGCCTCCTCCGGCACTCTGTTCGTGATCGCCGCCGGCAACTCCGGTCCCTCGGACACCACCGTCGCCTCCCCCGGATCGGCCGCGGCCGCCCTGGCGGTAGCCGCCGTCGACCGCCACGACAAGATCGCCTCCTGGTCCAGCCGAGGCCCCACCGCCGACGGCCGCCTCAAGCCGGACGTCGCCGCGCCCGGCGCCGACATCATCGCCGCGAAGGCCGCCCACGGCAACGAGGGCAACGACGAGGCGCCCGGCTATGTGTCGATGTCCGGCACCTCGATGGCCACCCCGCACACCGCGGGCGCCGCCGCCATCCTGGCCCAGGAGCACCCCGGCTGGAGCGGCGAGCGGCTCAAGGCCGCCCTGACCGCCTCGGCCAGGACGCTGAGCGGCGTGACTCCGTACGACGTCGGCGTCGGCCGGGTCGACCTGCCCCGGGCGATTGCCACCACGGTCAGCAGCGAGCCGTCCTCGGTCGACTTCGGCACCCCGGCCCCGTGGCCGCACCACGACGACACCCCCGTCACCAGGACTCTCACCTACCGCAACGACGGCACCCGGCCGGTCACCCTGGACCTGGACCTCACCGCGACCGGCCCCGACGGCAAGGCCGCGCCCACCGGCATGGTCACCGTCTCCCCCGCCCGGCTGACCGTCCCGGCAGGCGGCACCGCAAAGGCGGCGGTCACGGCGGACACCCGGCTCGGCAGCGCCGACGGCGTCTACTCCGGCGCGGTCACAGCGAGCGGTGACGGGCAGAGCGTCCGTACCGCCCTTGCCGTCGACCGTGAAGTGGAGACGCACACGCTGACCCTGGTCACCACCCGACGGGACGGCAAGCGCGACAACGAGCCCGACGTCACCGTGGCGGGCCTGGACACGGGCAAGCAGTTCACGCCCTACGACGACGGAAAGGCGCGCAATGGCAGGGTCACCCTGCGCCTGCCCCGGGGGCGCTACGCGATCAGCGCGATGACCACCACCCCGGCAGGCCGGTCCGCCCAACTGGTCGCTCCCCACCTCGTGCTCGACCACGACAGCACCGTCGCCCTCGACGGGCGCAAGGCCAAGCCGGTCAAGGTGACCGCTCCGGACCGCCGGGCCACCCTCCGCGACGGCCAGGTCGTCTTCGCCGCCCGCGGTGCCAAGCCGGCCTACGACCTCGCCATCGGCACCGACCTCGACGCCAAGGACGACTTCCTCGGCCAGATCGGCCCCAGCGCCCCCGCGGGCTCCTTCGTCGCCCAGGCCGCCGGCATCTGGCAGCGCACCGCGACGTCCCCGGCGTACAACCTGGTGACCACGCGCACCGGCGGCTTCTTCGACGGCCTCACCCGTACCTTCGCCTCCACCCGGGGCATGGCCAGGGTGAACACCTCCGTCGCCACGGCCCTGGCCAAGGCGGAGACCGCGCAGACCAACGCGTGGACCACACCGGGCTGGCCGGCGCTCGACCAGGCCGCGTTCGCCCTCGAAGGGCCGCTGCGCGCGGCGCCGACCGCGAAGATCGTGCAGTACCTGTCGACCGACCGCGGTGTGCGCTGGGCCCTCGGCGCCCGGACGCAGAACGGTACGGACGGAGAGGGGGCGACCGCCTTCGCCACGTCGCGCCGCTTCGCACCGGACCGTACCTACCGTGTCACTCTGGACGGCGGTGTCCACGGGCCGATCGTGACACCGACGAAGGTCGTGGGCGGTCTGCGGATCGGGCGGTACTACGCGCTGTGCGTGCCCATGTTCTCGGACGGGTCCGGCAACTTCTCGTACTCCGCGCAGAACAGGATCCGCACCCGGCTCACTTCCGGCAGCAAGGTCATAGGCGACTTCACCGAGGACACCTGCCCGAACACCTACGCGAACCTGCGGGCAGGAACGGCGCGCTACAAGCTGTCCATCACCGCCGACCGCAGCAAGGGCTACAAGATCAGTGACCGTGTGACGGGTGAGTGGACGTTCACGTCGGCGAACACGCCCGAGACCCGGGCGGTCGCCTGGCCGCTCTCCGTCGTCCGTTTCCATCCCAAGCTGAGCCTGACCGGCACGGCGAAGGCGGGCGGCCGGATCACGGTTCCACTGTCCCTGCAAGGCCCGGCGGCGGCCAAGGGACATCTGAAGTCGCTGACGGTGAAGGCGTCGTACGACGGCGGCCGCACCTGGAAGCAGGTCCCCGTGCACGCCGGGGCGGGCGGCAAGTCCTACCTGACTCTCACCAACCCGAGGAAGCCCGGGACCGTCTCCTTCAAGGCGGCCCTCGCCGACGCCGCCGGCAACACCTACACCGGCACGATCCGCAACGCCTACCGCACCGTCCGGTAA